CTATTGATACTATTGTAGAGTTTGATGAGAAAAAGTATATGATAATAGATACTGCTGGTATCAGAAGAAAATCTAAAGTTGAAGAGAGTCTAGAGTACTATTCAGTATTAAGAGCTATAAAAACTATCAAAAGAGCAGATGTATGTTTACTTATGTTAGATGGTAAAGAGGGACTTACAGAGCAAGATAAGAGAATAGCTGGAATAGCGGCAGAGGAACTAAAACCTATAATTGTAGTAGTTAATAAATGGGATTTAGTTGATAAGAAAAGTAATACAATGGAAAAAATGAGAGAGAAACTTTATGCAGAGTTACCATTCTTAACTTATGCTCCAGTTGAGTTTGTTTCAGCTTTAACAGGACAAAGAACTACAAAACTTTTAGAAATAGCTGATCAAATATTTGAAGAGTATAACAAGAGAATATCTACTGGTATCTTAAATACAGTACTTAAAGAAGCTGTACTTATGAACAATCCACCTACTAGAAAAGGTAGAGTTGTTAAGATTAATTATGCTACTCAAGTATCTGTTGCTCCACCAAGATTTGCACTATTCTGTAACTATCCAGAATTAATCCATTTCTCATATGCTAGATATATTGAAAATAAGTTTAGAGAAGCTTTTGGATTTGATGGATCACCAATACTAATTAGTTTTGAAAAGAAAAATAGTGAGG
The window above is part of the uncultured Fusobacterium sp. genome. Proteins encoded here:
- the der gene encoding ribosome biogenesis GTPase Der; translated protein: MKPIVAIVGRPNVGKSTLFNNLVGDRVAIVDDMPGVTRDRLYRETEWNGTEFVVVDTGGLEPRNNDFMMTKIKQQAEVAMNEADVILFVVDGKCGVNPLDEEIAYILRKKNKPIILCVNKIDNFLEQQDDVYDFWALGFEHLIPISGGHKVNLGDMLDMVTDMIKKIDIPEEEEDVLKLAIIGKPNAGKSSLVNRLSGEERTIVSDIAGTTRDAIDTIVEFDEKKYMIIDTAGIRRKSKVEESLEYYSVLRAIKTIKRADVCLLMLDGKEGLTEQDKRIAGIAAEELKPIIVVVNKWDLVDKKSNTMEKMREKLYAELPFLTYAPVEFVSALTGQRTTKLLEIADQIFEEYNKRISTGILNTVLKEAVLMNNPPTRKGRVVKINYATQVSVAPPRFALFCNYPELIHFSYARYIENKFREAFGFDGSPILISFEKKNSEE